The following proteins are co-located in the Myroides profundi genome:
- a CDS encoding GNAT family N-acetyltransferase, with protein sequence MNNKIRQEETKDYDIVFNLVEKAFETEELSDHREQFLVERLRQSDSFIPELSLVYEWDGKIVGYILFTTVDIIGSNTTYQALALAPVAVLPEFQGKGIGGALIEEGHRRARNLGYKSVVLLGHASYYPKFGYVPMKSYNIRLPFDVPDEYCMACELVPDGLKGVEGTVKYSSVFVE encoded by the coding sequence ATGAATAACAAGATAAGACAGGAAGAAACAAAGGACTATGACATAGTTTTTAATTTAGTAGAAAAAGCGTTTGAAACTGAAGAATTAAGTGATCATAGAGAGCAGTTTTTAGTAGAACGATTGAGACAATCGGACAGCTTTATACCAGAGTTATCATTAGTATATGAATGGGACGGAAAGATAGTTGGGTATATCTTATTTACTACAGTAGATATAATAGGAAGTAATACTACCTATCAAGCTTTAGCGTTGGCTCCTGTAGCTGTTTTACCAGAGTTTCAAGGTAAAGGAATAGGAGGCGCTTTAATAGAGGAAGGGCATCGTCGTGCGAGAAACCTTGGTTATAAGTCAGTAGTTCTTTTAGGACATGCAAGTTATTACCCAAAGTTTGGATATGTACCGATGAAGAGTTATAATATTCGCTTGCCTTTTGATGTACCAGACGAATACTGTATGGCGTGTGAGTTAGTGCCTGATGGATTGAAGGGTGTAGAAGGAACAGTGAAATATTCTTCAGTTTTTGTGGAATAA
- a CDS encoding DUF2461 domain-containing protein, with product MKQLKKEHIDFLVTLSQNNNKPWFADHKPEFDKLFAEVKAFFKEVHDEMLQHDSIDLLHVHRIYRDVRFSKDKTPYKTYFGLHLGRTKPMLRGGYYVNIEPGRSFVGGGFWEPNKEDLLRIRKEIAMDDSELREIIAEEQFHQYFGELQGEELKTAPKGFDKEHPAIDLLRKKQYLVMRSFTDKEVLAPSFKEEVIKTFIAMRPLFDYMSDVLTTDVNGVSLYE from the coding sequence ATGAAACAGTTAAAAAAAGAACATATAGACTTCTTAGTGACGTTAAGTCAAAATAATAATAAACCTTGGTTTGCAGATCATAAGCCTGAGTTCGATAAGTTATTCGCTGAGGTGAAGGCTTTCTTTAAAGAAGTACACGATGAGATGTTACAGCATGATAGTATAGATCTGTTACACGTACATCGCATCTATAGAGATGTACGCTTCTCGAAGGACAAGACACCTTATAAAACTTATTTTGGATTGCATTTAGGACGTACTAAACCGATGCTTAGAGGAGGGTATTATGTGAATATAGAGCCAGGTAGAAGTTTTGTAGGAGGTGGTTTTTGGGAGCCTAATAAAGAAGATTTATTACGTATCCGCAAGGAGATCGCTATGGACGATAGTGAACTTCGTGAGATTATAGCAGAAGAACAATTCCATCAGTATTTTGGAGAACTACAAGGGGAGGAGCTAAAGACAGCTCCTAAGGGATTTGACAAGGAGCATCCCGCTATCGACTTATTGCGCAAGAAGCAGTATCTCGTGATGCGTTCATTCACAGATAAAGAGGTATTAGCACCTAGTTTTAAAGAGGAAGTAATCAAGACATTTATAGCGATGAGACCACTGTTTGACTATATGTCAGATGTACTGACTACTGATGTGAATGGAGTGAGTCTGTATGAGTAG
- a CDS encoding GNAT family N-acetyltransferase — protein sequence MTSKSVIIKDTSYTLYINYQDDEQKRKEFNRMCQKVWEFDFEGYYQSGYWGEACIIFSLFQEDKIVAHTTLSLFEITKDNKTYKTGQLGTVMTAPAYQNKGLSRFLLEYIEAEYKDIVIGYFLFANDAVLDFYPKFGYVPIEEYQATLKVNAEPSPLSSLEKLDLDNPTSLALFEEYVKNGYTYNRLDTKNVGLAFFYCYANLDFGFKNSIYYSKALDAIIIYEQEESELTLYSIYQRDHHVKQLDAIIDACCTEETQTVYFAFSPEIAHATYSLYKEDDDITLMVTKELVDLFSDQKTMVASLSHT from the coding sequence ATGACCAGTAAATCAGTAATTATAAAAGATACATCTTACACCCTATATATCAACTATCAAGATGATGAACAAAAACGAAAAGAGTTCAATAGAATGTGTCAGAAGGTGTGGGAGTTTGACTTCGAAGGATATTACCAATCGGGATATTGGGGAGAGGCCTGTATCATATTTTCTTTATTCCAAGAAGATAAGATAGTCGCACATACAACTTTAAGCCTATTCGAAATAACGAAGGATAATAAAACGTATAAAACAGGACAATTAGGTACTGTAATGACAGCCCCTGCTTATCAAAACAAAGGTTTATCAAGATTCTTATTAGAATATATAGAAGCAGAATATAAAGATATCGTAATAGGTTACTTCTTGTTTGCAAATGATGCAGTATTGGACTTCTACCCAAAATTTGGTTATGTGCCTATAGAAGAATATCAAGCGACACTAAAGGTGAATGCAGAACCTTCTCCTCTATCGAGCTTAGAGAAATTAGATTTAGACAATCCTACATCCCTTGCTCTATTTGAAGAATATGTCAAAAACGGATATACCTATAATAGGCTAGATACTAAAAATGTAGGCTTAGCTTTCTTTTATTGTTATGCTAATTTAGATTTTGGTTTTAAAAACTCTATTTATTACAGCAAGGCATTGGATGCCATTATCATCTATGAACAAGAAGAAAGTGAACTGACACTCTATTCTATTTATCAAAGAGATCACCATGTCAAACAACTCGATGCTATAATAGATGCATGCTGTACAGAAGAGACACAGACTGTCTATTTTGCGTTTAGCCCTGAGATAGCACATGCTACTTATAGCTTATATAAAGAAGATGACGATATCACACTAATGGTGACCAAAGAATTAGTAGACTTATTCTCTGATCAGAAGACTATGGTAGCTTCGCTATCACATACATAA
- a CDS encoding helix-turn-helix domain-containing protein produces MSQYFPIQIITSDSIIPSLFSTTTYREKGILLSYCMEGSNELKVDNRTEEFTVGSLLTVFPQRLFSIPTTESKGKYLCVLFDLDSIKDLILPTNYQFLNELVRHPIIHLNEGDQKVFIDYYQLLLANRSTDTSVFYPDAMKYLLYSLIAHINRFYEQDEVKLKPSSKKETTVFRLYNLVHQHYLAERTVQFYADQLKLTPKYLTTLVRRQTGKTVSAIINELVLTQAQSYLIATDKPIYTIAEELHFLDATSFCRYFKKSTGLSPLAYRQAHL; encoded by the coding sequence ATGAGTCAGTATTTCCCTATTCAGATTATAACATCGGATAGTATTATTCCTTCTTTATTCTCTACTACCACATATAGAGAGAAAGGAATACTGCTGTCTTATTGTATGGAGGGAAGTAATGAACTCAAAGTTGACAACCGTACAGAAGAGTTCACGGTAGGTTCTCTATTGACGGTATTTCCACAGCGTTTGTTCTCTATTCCTACTACAGAAAGCAAGGGGAAGTATCTATGTGTGCTGTTTGATCTGGATAGTATAAAGGATCTTATTCTACCTACTAATTATCAGTTTTTAAACGAGCTGGTCAGACATCCTATTATTCATTTGAATGAAGGTGATCAAAAAGTGTTTATAGATTACTATCAGTTATTGCTGGCCAATCGCAGTACAGATACATCTGTGTTTTATCCTGATGCGATGAAGTATTTATTGTATTCTTTAATCGCTCATATCAACCGATTTTATGAACAAGATGAGGTAAAGTTGAAGCCAAGTTCGAAGAAAGAAACAACTGTTTTTAGACTGTATAATTTGGTTCATCAGCATTATTTAGCTGAGCGCACAGTACAGTTCTACGCTGATCAACTAAAGCTCACTCCTAAGTACCTAACGACTTTGGTACGCAGGCAGACGGGCAAAACGGTATCTGCGATTATTAATGAGCTAGTACTCACTCAAGCGCAGTCTTACCTTATCGCAACGGATAAACCTATCTACACAATAGCTGAAGAGCTTCATTTCTTAGATGCGACTAGCTTCTGTCGTTATTTTAAAAAATCTACAGGTCTATCTCCCTTGGCGTATAGACAAGCACATCTATAA
- a CDS encoding DNA-deoxyinosine glycosylase: protein MSEVSRIHSFKPVVFDEAKVLILGTMPSIKSLDFQEYYGNKQNVFWKILFSVFQEEYSDVYKDKLDLLQRNGIALWDVLQSCERKSSLDSDIIAEEANDIKGLLIEYPNIRTIVFSSQKARQYFDKYIGQIEGVSLLTLPSPSGANARMSFQEKVAHWQELKNKV from the coding sequence ATGAGTGAAGTGAGTAGAATACATTCTTTTAAACCTGTGGTGTTTGATGAGGCTAAAGTGTTGATATTGGGTACGATGCCAAGTATTAAATCGTTAGACTTTCAGGAGTATTACGGCAATAAGCAGAATGTGTTTTGGAAGATATTATTTAGTGTTTTTCAAGAAGAGTATAGTGATGTGTATAAGGATAAGCTCGATTTGCTTCAGCGAAATGGTATTGCCTTATGGGATGTCTTGCAGTCTTGTGAACGCAAGAGTAGCTTAGACAGTGATATCATAGCAGAAGAAGCTAACGATATCAAGGGATTACTGATAGAATATCCTAATATTCGTACAATCGTATTCTCTAGTCAAAAGGCAAGACAATATTTCGACAAATACATAGGGCAGATAGAGGGAGTATCTTTACTAACTTTACCTTCGCCGAGTGGAGCAAATGCAAGAATGAGTTTTCAAGAGAAAGTGGCGCATTGGCAAGAATTAAAAAATAAAGTATGA